The genomic stretch GCCAATCCGGTCGGCGATGTCACAGAAGGGCGATACGTCTTTGCTTTGCCTGCCTCGGCCAGTATCTCTGAGTTTGCCGTGTGGGACGGCCAAACGCGCATCCCCGGCGTCATGTTGGAGAAACGACAGGCACAAGACCTGTATGAATCGCTTCGGCAGCAAGCGATTGATCCAGGACTCGCGCAACACGAAACAGACGACACGGCTGCTGCCGCGTTCACCGTCAAGGTCGTGCCCATTCCGGCATACGGCTACAAGCGTCTGGAAATGGCCTACACACAGACCTTGCCGGTTGATGGATTACAATCGCGATTTTCATTTCCGCTGCGGCCATCTGAGTATGGGCGACAACGCGCCCGGCATGTGCGCATCAATCTGACGCTGCGTAGTCAAGCGCCGATCATGGAGTTTCGTCAAGAAGGAACTCAACTAGCCCTCACGATGGAGCGACAAACAGCCAATGAAGTGGTAGCGCGCGTTGAAGCTGAAGAGATTGAGTTCGCCGAAGACTTTGCCTTTGTCTACTCATTGGGCGTGGCTTCGAGCCAGTTGGACGTCTTGACGCATCGCGCGCCGGAGCGTGTCCGTCCGTGGGAGATTCGCGATCCAGCATCAGCGCAGGCTGAGCCCGATGGGTACTTCCAGGCCATCACCACGTTTAATCAGGCGCGCATCACGGCCGGCCAGCCGGTGACGCCGCCGCCACGATCACTCGTCTTGATGTTGGACACCTCGCTATCCATGCAGTGGGAGAAACTGGAGCGAGCTTACGAGGCGCTGGAGTATTTTTTGCAAGGGCTGACGCCTCAAGACAGATTCAACCTGATTTTGTTTAATGATGATGTCCAACGACTCAGTGACAAGCCGCTCGGCGCCGATGCTGCTTCAATCGAACGGGCGCTGACGATGGTGCGGCAAAGTTACCTCTCTGGTGGCACCAATCTGCTGGCTGCGCTCGACGCAGCGATGGCGGCGGCCAACCAGTTCGATCGTCGGCCCGTCTCGCTCGTGATGATTACGGACGGGTTTCCCACCCTGGGAACGACGTCGGCTCGACGCATTGTTCAACATGTGACGCAAAAACAAGCTGGCTCTGTCCGTCTATACATTTTTGCGATTGGCACTGATGTCAATGCCGTGCTCTTACAGGAACTGGCCCGCCAGAGTCGCGGCCACTACGAGTCGGCGCGTCCAACCGATGACATTCGTTTTTCGCTTCGTCAGTTTTGGAGCAAGGTCGGCGCTGAACCGATTACTGACTTGACGCTGAAATCCAGTGAGAAGGATAGCCTGCACTCGGTCTACCCTGACATCAATCGCATGGCTTATGATCAAACGCAGTTTGCTTTCATCGGTCGTTATCGCCGGCCGCGTCGGAACGTTGATCTGACGGTTGAGGGCCAGCATGGACCGGGCAAGGTGAAATTGGTCAGAAAAGTTGATCTGCCCGAACAGCAAACAGCCAATGAACATTTGCCGCGACTCTGGGCCCGAGCGCGCGTTGATGCGTTACTGCGAGAGATCGAACTGGAAGGAGAATCGGCGGAGCGGATTGAGGAAATCATTCGACTCTCACGGCGATTCAATTTCGTCACGCCGTACACGGCGTTCTTGG from Blastocatellia bacterium encodes the following:
- a CDS encoding VIT and VWA domain-containing protein encodes the protein MSSGKQVLIFAILLIFAVSLCYGQAGVLLGRRGNLPTWENFLSLDEMTLDININNQFATVRLRQIFANPVGDVTEGRYVFALPASASISEFAVWDGQTRIPGVMLEKRQAQDLYESLRQQAIDPGLAQHETDDTAAAAFTVKVVPIPAYGYKRLEMAYTQTLPVDGLQSRFSFPLRPSEYGRQRARHVRINLTLRSQAPIMEFRQEGTQLALTMERQTANEVVARVEAEEIEFAEDFAFVYSLGVASSQLDVLTHRAPERVRPWEIRDPASAQAEPDGYFQAITTFNQARITAGQPVTPPPRSLVLMLDTSLSMQWEKLERAYEALEYFLQGLTPQDRFNLILFNDDVQRLSDKPLGADAASIERALTMVRQSYLSGGTNLLAALDAAMAAANQFDRRPVSLVMITDGFPTLGTTSARRIVQHVTQKQAGSVRLYIFAIGTDVNAVLLQELARQSRGHYESARPTDDIRFSLRQFWSKVGAEPITDLTLKSSEKDSLHSVYPDINRMAYDQTQFAFIGRYRRPRRNVDLTVEGQHGPGKVKLVRKVDLPEQQTANEHLPRLWARARVDALLREIELEGESAERIEEIIRLSRRFNFVTPYTAFLAAPRALLRPRVIRPGDPVLRVRTDPSIRSVVAVFPFGLVKTLTYLPDEDVWQTRFLAPTTMDDGQYPCRLLLTDAHGRTYEEIKSFIIDSRPPTLRARLSADTARAGDELTVTVDADRDTRRIMVRLYGAQPVPALWDAQAKASIARLRIPSDLPSGNYTMTILAEDFAHNNSSLTLELDIIGGAP